CCGCTTCAATCCTGCGCACCACGGCCTCCGCCGCGTCCCGGTTGCCCGCGTAGTTGATGAGGACATTGAAGCCGTCGCGAGCGAGCCGCTCCGCCACCGCGGCGCCGATGCCGCGCGAGCCTCCCGTCACGAGGGCCGTCTTCTTCTGGGTCTGGGTCGTCATGGGTCCGTCTCCTTCAGGTGGGGACAAGATGGACCTTTCCGCTCCACGGATAATCGGGTTTGTTCCGGCATCACTGTTCGACAAGGCGGACAATGGACCGGTTCGACGCCATGAAGGCCTTCACGCGCATCGTGGAGCGCCGGAGCTTCACGCAGGCCGCGAAGGACCTGGGGCTGCCGCGCTCGTCGGTGACGGACGCGGTGAAGCAACTGGAGGAGAGGCTGGGGGTGCGGCTGCTCCAGCGCACCACGCGGCACGTGAGCCCCACGCTGGAGGGCGAGGCGTACTACCAGCGCTGCGTGTCGCTGCTGGCGGACCTGGAGGAGGCGGACGCGGCGTTCGTGGGAGGCCAGCCGAAGGGGCTGGTGCGCGTGGACGTGCAGGGGACGCTGGCGCGCAGGGTCGTGCTGCCGCGGCTGCCGGAGTTCCTGGAGCGCTACCCGGGCATCGAGCTCTACATGAGCGAAGGCGACCGGCTGGTGGACCTGGTGCGCGAGGGCGTGGACTGCGTGCTGCGCGCGGGGGAGCCCAGGGACAGCGACATGGTGGCCCGCCGCGTGGCGCTGCTGGAGGAGGTGACGTGCGCGTCTCCGGCCTACCTGGCGCGGCACGGCGTGCCGGAGAGCGTCGAGGCGCTCCAGCATGGGCACCGCATGGTGGGCTTCCGCTCGTCACTGACGGGGAGCCTGATTCCGCTGGAGTTCACGGTGGGCGGCGAGGTGCGCCACGTCGTGCTGCCCACCACGATGTCCGTGAACGGCGCGGAGACCTTCGTCGCCGCCGCGCGGCTGGGGCTGGGCCTCATCCAGGCGCCGCGCTACCGCCTGGAGGAGGACTTCGGGCGTGGCACGCTGGTGCCCGTGCTGCCCCAGCACCCGCCGACGCCCACGCCCGTGTCCCTGATGTACCCGCGCGACCGGCAGCTGTCCCCGCGCGTGCGCGTCTTCATCGACTGGCTGACGCGGGGCTTCACCGCGCCGTGAAGCGTGGAGCGCTCAGCCCAGCTTCAAGCCCTTGGGGCGGGCCTGGAGCCGGTCCACGTAGGCCTCCAGCTTCGGGCGCCCCGTCGAACCGCCCAGCATGCGCTGGTAGATGAACATGGAGCCGATCATCACGTCCGCGGCGGTGAACCAGTCACCGAAGAGGTAGGGGCCGTCCCCCAGCTCGCGCTCCACGGCGTCCAGCGTCTGCGCGTACTCCGTCCACCCGCGCTGCGGCAGCATGGGGGCCTTGGCCATGTGGTCGCCCATGGACGGCTCCAGCTGCGACGTGGAGTACACCATCAGCGACAGGTACCGGCCGCGCTCGGGCGCATCCACCGCGGGCGCCAGCTTCGCCTTCGGGTACTTGTCCGCGACGTAGAGACAGAGGGCGGCGTTCTCGAACACGCGCGCATCTCCGTCCACCAGCGCGGGCAGCTTGCCGGCGGGGTTCACCTTGAGGAACTCCGGCGACTTCTGCTCCCGCTTCTCCAGGTCGATGGGCACGATCTCGTACTCGACTCCGGCCTCGTCGAGCATCCACTTGCCAATGACCGCCCGGCTGCGCGGATTGAAATAGAGCTTCATGCAGGCACCTCTCGTGCGTCAGGGAGCGGCCTGAGCCCCCAGCTTCTGAAGCGCGGCCGCCGCGTTGGTGTTCTTCGGGTCCAGCTCCAACGCCTTACTGTAGTTCACGCGGGCCTGCTGTTTGTCTCCGACCGCGAGGTAGGCCTCGCCCAGGCTGTCGTAGACGTTGCCCACCTTGGGGAACATCTCCACGTTGAGCTTGAAGATTTCGACGGCGTCCGCCGGGCGCTTCATCCGGAGCAACTGGTAGCCCAGGCTGTTGAGCTCTCCGTCGGAGTAGTCATACGCGTCCGGCTTCGAGGCCTTCAGCTCGCGGTAGCGCGCGATCGTCTTCGCGACGGGCTCCTTTTCGACCGTCGTGCTCAGCAGCTCCCGGATGCCGATGCGGGGCGCCTTGGGCGGGATGCCGTGGAGCACGCTGAAGAGACCCGCGGACAGCTCCTTGAGCTTGCCGCCGCGGGCCGTGTTGTCCAGGAGGATGACCACCTCCCTGCCCGCCGGCACGCGGTAGATGCGCGAGCTGAACCCGTTGATGCCGCCGCTGTGGCCGATGGTGGCGAGCACCGTCTTGCCGTCGTCCAGCGGCAGCGGGTCCATGGTCAGGCCGAAGCCGTAGTTCTCCAGGCCGGGCGTGAACATCTTCTGCTTCAGGGCCTCTGGCAGCAGCTTGTTCTCATAGAGCGCGCGGTCCCAGCGGTAGAGGTCCTCCACCGTCGAGTACAGCGACCCGGCGGCGTACGGCAGGGACATGTCCAGGTAGGTGGCGTTCACGTAGCCGTCCGGCGCGAGCTCATAGCCGCTGGCCCGCTTGGGGAGCACCGTAGTGGAGACGTCGTAGCCGGAGTCCTTCATGCCCAGCGGCGTGAAGATGCGCTCCTGCACCGCCTGCGCGTACGTCTTGCCGGTGACGCGCTCGATGATGGCGCCCAGCAGGAAGTAGCCGGAGTTGTTGTAGGCGAACTTCGAGCCGGGCTCGAACTCCAGGTCCCCGCTGGCGAACTGCTTCACGAAGTCCGCGACGACGTAGGGATTGCGCGACACCTTGGCGAAGAAGTCCGGCGCGTTCGTGTAGCTGGGGATGCCGGACGTGTGGTTGAGCAGGTGCGTGACGGTGATGCGCGAGCCCGTGTCCTTGCGGTAGTCCGGCAGGGCCGACACCAGCGTGTCATCCAGCTTCAGCTTCCCCTCCGCGACAAGCTGAAGGATGACCATCGCGGTGAACTGCTTGGTCACGGACGCGATGCGGAACTTCGTGTCCGGGGTGTTGGGCACGTTCCATTCGAAGTTGGCCTGGCCGTAGGCCTTCTTCAGGATGACGCCCTTCTCGTTGGCCACGAGCGCCGCGCCGTTGAACTGGCGCAACTGGTGGTACTGCGTCAGCAACCTGTCCAGCTCCTGCGGTTTCGTCGCGGCGACCGCGGCTTCGGAGATGAACAGCAGCGCCACGGCCAGCACGCGCAACGGGTTCCAGGTCATTCGCTCTCTCCCACGCATGAGCCTACCTACGCCCCGTTGGCGGGGCGATTGCATCCTCAGGCGGTGTCGAAGCGGCGGAAGAACCAGCGGTTGAGCCCCCACGCGCAGCCCAGGTACAGCGCCACCAGCGCGCCCAGCGACGCGAGGATGGCGGGCGGCGGCGGCACGAAGCCGAAGTAGTGCCCCAGCGGCGTGAAGGGCAGCACGCAGGCCACCGCCACCGCGCCCAGCGAGGACAGCACCAGGAGCCGCGCGGGGGGACTGCGCGCCGAGCCACCCCGGGTGCGGATGATGAAGATGACCAGCACCTGCGTGGTCAGCGACTCCATGAACCAGCCCGTCTGGAAGAGCGGCGCGTCGGCCCGGAAGCCGTGCAGCAGCACCGTGAAGGTGGCCGCGTCGAAGAGCGAGCTGAGCGTGCCGAACACCGCCATGTAGAGGCGCACGAAGCGCAGGTCCCAGCGGGGAGGCCGCGCGAGCTGCTCCGCGTCCACCGTGTCCAGCGGGATGGCCAGCTCCGACACGTCGTACAGCATGTTGTTGAGGAGGATCTGGATGGGCAGCATGGGCAGGAACGGCAGCACCAGCGACGCCAGGGCCATGCTCAGCATGTTGCCGAAGTTGGAGCTGGTCCCCATGCGGATGTACTTCATGACGTTGCCGAAGGTGCGCCGCCCCTCCTGGACGCCGTCGTGCAGGACGCCCAGCTCCTGGCGCAGCAGGAGCAGCGCCGCGGCCTCGCGCGCGACGTCCACCGCACCCGCGACGGAGATGCCCACGTCCGCCTCGTGCAGCGACGGCGCGTCGTTGATGCCGTCCCCCAGGTAGCCCACCACGTGGCCGCGCTGCCGCAGCGCGCGCAGGATGCGGCTCTTCTGCGAGGGGGACACGCGCGCGAAGACGGTGGTGTCCTCCGCCCGCGCGCGCAGGCCCGGGTCGTCCAGCAGGGCCAGCTCCGCGCCGGTGAGCACGCCCCGCACCTCCAGCCCCAGCTCCTGGCAGACATGCACCGCCACGCGCGCGTTGTCGCCCGTCACCACCTTCACCGCGACGCCCGCCGCGTGCAGCGCCGCCAGCGCGGGCC
The sequence above is drawn from the Corallococcus sp. NCRR genome and encodes:
- a CDS encoding serine hydrolase — encoded protein: MTWNPLRVLAVALLFISEAAVAATKPQELDRLLTQYHQLRQFNGAALVANEKGVILKKAYGQANFEWNVPNTPDTKFRIASVTKQFTAMVILQLVAEGKLKLDDTLVSALPDYRKDTGSRITVTHLLNHTSGIPSYTNAPDFFAKVSRNPYVVADFVKQFASGDLEFEPGSKFAYNNSGYFLLGAIIERVTGKTYAQAVQERIFTPLGMKDSGYDVSTTVLPKRASGYELAPDGYVNATYLDMSLPYAAGSLYSTVEDLYRWDRALYENKLLPEALKQKMFTPGLENYGFGLTMDPLPLDDGKTVLATIGHSGGINGFSSRIYRVPAGREVVILLDNTARGGKLKELSAGLFSVLHGIPPKAPRIGIRELLSTTVEKEPVAKTIARYRELKASKPDAYDYSDGELNSLGYQLLRMKRPADAVEIFKLNVEMFPKVGNVYDSLGEAYLAVGDKQQARVNYSKALELDPKNTNAAAALQKLGAQAAP
- a CDS encoding LysR family transcriptional regulator, giving the protein MDRFDAMKAFTRIVERRSFTQAAKDLGLPRSSVTDAVKQLEERLGVRLLQRTTRHVSPTLEGEAYYQRCVSLLADLEEADAAFVGGQPKGLVRVDVQGTLARRVVLPRLPEFLERYPGIELYMSEGDRLVDLVREGVDCVLRAGEPRDSDMVARRVALLEEVTCASPAYLARHGVPESVEALQHGHRMVGFRSSLTGSLIPLEFTVGGEVRHVVLPTTMSVNGAETFVAAARLGLGLIQAPRYRLEEDFGRGTLVPVLPQHPPTPTPVSLMYPRDRQLSPRVRVFIDWLTRGFTAP
- a CDS encoding glutathione S-transferase family protein; translated protein: MKLYFNPRSRAVIGKWMLDEAGVEYEIVPIDLEKREQKSPEFLKVNPAGKLPALVDGDARVFENAALCLYVADKYPKAKLAPAVDAPERGRYLSLMVYSTSQLEPSMGDHMAKAPMLPQRGWTEYAQTLDAVERELGDGPYLFGDWFTAADVMIGSMFIYQRMLGGSTGRPKLEAYVDRLQARPKGLKLG